A single genomic interval of Pontibacter deserti harbors:
- a CDS encoding metallophosphoesterase family protein produces MARYVLTDIHGCAQTLKAMVWGQLKLQKHDELYILGDVVNKGPDSKGVIDFIVHLQKQHYNVQCLRGNHDQMLLKAATKGEAALNLTATEKELVLESFGIRDFEHLPSKYISFLNNLPYYLELPDIFLVHAGFDFKQANIFKDKEAMLNIRGYKADPAKLNNKRLVHGHTPLALHSIKKSVAHNDYELNLDAGCVYYKNASYGNLVTLDLDSQELFIQPNEDRPYPVARKS; encoded by the coding sequence ATGGCCCGCTACGTTCTTACTGATATTCATGGTTGTGCACAAACGCTAAAGGCAATGGTGTGGGGTCAGTTGAAACTGCAGAAGCATGATGAACTATACATTTTGGGCGATGTGGTTAATAAAGGCCCGGACAGCAAAGGTGTAATTGATTTTATAGTTCATCTGCAGAAACAGCATTATAACGTACAGTGCCTGCGCGGCAACCATGACCAAATGCTTTTGAAAGCTGCTACGAAGGGCGAAGCAGCATTAAATCTCACTGCTACAGAAAAAGAATTAGTATTAGAAAGTTTTGGGATACGCGATTTTGAGCATTTACCCTCTAAATATATTTCCTTCCTCAATAACCTTCCTTATTACCTGGAGTTACCCGACATCTTTCTCGTTCATGCTGGCTTCGATTTTAAACAAGCAAATATTTTTAAAGATAAAGAAGCCATGCTTAATATTCGGGGCTACAAAGCAGATCCTGCCAAATTAAATAATAAGCGATTAGTACATGGGCATACCCCACTAGCTCTACATAGTATTAAAAAATCTGTAGCTCATAACGATTATGAGCTGAATTTAGACGCAGGTTGCGTATATTATAAGAACGCCAGTTATGGAAACCTCGTCACATTAGATCTGGATTCTCAGGAGCTATTTATCCAACCAAATGAAGATCGGCCTTATCCTGTCGCCCGAAAAAGTTAG